CCGATCTTCGCGACGGCCGCGCTGAACGCGTCGAACGACTCCGCGAACGCATACGGCGAAGTCGCCAGCCCGAGCTCCTCGGCCGCGAGGCGGCGGATGCCCTCGCGGTTCATCGTGAGCTGCGTCGCGCGCGCGGTCGGGATCACCTCGGCCAGGCCGGCCGCCTCGATCGCCGCGAGCGCATCGGTCGCGATCGCCTCGATCTCCGGCACGATCAGATGCGGGCGCTCGGCCTCGACGACCGCGCGTAGCGCGGCCGCGTCGGTCATGTCGATCACGTGCGCGCGATGCGCGACCTGGTGGCCCGGCGCATCCGGATAACGGTCGACGGCGACAACTTCGACGCCGAGCCGCTGCAACGCGATGATGACTTCCTTGCCGAGCTCGCCCGCGCCGAGCAGCATGACGCGCGTGGCCGAGGGTGAAAGCGGCGTACCGAGCCGCTGACCGATCTGCATGTGATTTCCCGCTGGTTCTGTTGGAGGACGAAAACGGCTTCGATGTTAACACGCGCACCCGCGCCGGTCCGGCCGGTTTCGTCGCGTCGCCGCGTCGCCGCGCGAAGCGCGCCGGAGGGTTGCGAACGTTTTCACGCGCGAAGTGTCGGCTCGCCTCGCGCGGGGCGGGTGCGTTACTCTTACGCCTTGATCAGAATCCGATGAGGAACGAGGCTCATGTCCCACCTGTCCGCCGCCGCACGCGCACGCACCGGCCTGCTGCGCCCGCTGCGCGCGCCGCTCTGCGCGTTGACGCTTGCCACGCTTCTCGCCGCCTGCGCAATGCCGACCCACCCCGATTCCGCCGCCCCCGCACCCGACCCGTACAACCCCGCCGCCGTCCAGCTGCTCGACGATACGAGCTGGGAGCTCACGAGCTGGGTGAACGCCGACGGCACGCCGCGCACGATTCCGCACGGCGACAACGGCGAGCCGATCAAGCTCGCGCTGTCCACCGACTCGGGCGTGCGGCGCGCCAGCGGCTTTTCCGGCTGCAACCGCTACATGGGCACCTACGCGCTCAAGAACGGGTTGCTGAGCTTCGGGCCGCTCGCCGGCACGCGCATGGCATGCCCGAACACACTCGGCGGCCAGCTCGAACACGCGTACCTCGATGCGCTCGCGCACATCCAGAAAACCGGCGTGCAGATGCGCGAGCCGCAGCAGCTGCAGATCGTGACCGAAGCCGGCGCGACGCTGACCTTCACGCGCCGGAGTTCCTGATGCAGCGCGCGGGCGAAGGCCGCCCGGCCGCCTGCGCCACGCGCGAATTCCGCACGCACGCGTCGCGCCGCCTGGAAGCGCATCGACGCCTTCATGCTGCCTTGGAGTCCTGTTCGCCGGCCGGTTAAACTCGGCGGGTCGCGCACCGCGCTCCCGCCCTCTTCCTGTTTCATCAAAGCATGCACACGGTTGTCTTCGGCTGGTTCGGCATCTCCGCCGTCTGGTTCCTCCTTCTCATCTGGCGTCTCGTTCAGGCGATGCTGCCCGGCGGCGGCGGGCTCGCCGGCCGCGGCTCGATTCGCCTGTGGCTCGGTTTCGCGGCCGTGTTCGTCGCGAGCTGCGCGCTGACGAGCCCGCTGTCGGGCCCCGACACGAATGCGCTCGGCCACGCGTTCTCGAACGGCTTCGCGCATGTGCTCGGCCCGATCGGCACGCCCGTCGCGATGGTCGTCCTGTTCTTCGCGGGCCTGCCGTGGCTGACCGGCATCGGCTGGCGGCAGTTCGCCGCTTGGGTCGACACGTCGTTCGGCGTCAAGCTCGCGCGCGATGTCGGCGACGACGACGTACGCGGCATCGCCGACCTGCCGCGCAGCGCGCTGCATCGCGACGACGACATCGTGCAGCCGACCACCGCACACACCGTCAACTCGATGGCGCCGCGGCAGAACGGCCGCTATTCGCGCCCAACGTTGTGGAAACCGGATCCGCAGGCCCGGCCGAAGCCGCGCGGCAACGCAGCGCCGCGTCCGCTCGCGGAGCCGGTCGCGCCGTCGGGCTGGCTGAAGCCGGCCTCGGCCCATCGCATGCCCCCGCCGCCCGCACCGGGCACGACGAGCGCCATGCCGCCCCCGACGACCGGCAGCACCGCCAGCCTCGCGCGGGCCGCCGCGAACGCACAGATGCCGCGCCCGAATCCGGCCCCGCTTCCGGCCGGGTTCGAGCCCGTTCGACCGCAACCGACCACCGCGCGACCGGCCGCAGCCGCATTGAAGCAGCCGGCCGCGCCGCGCACCGTCGTCACGCCGCGCCCGGCTGCAGCGACACCGCCGCGCACGCCCGCACGGCCAGTGGCAGGTACCGGCGCTGCCGGCCAGCCGCCGGACGCGGCACGGCGCCGCCCCGCGCCGCCGGTCCCCGCGCGCGCGCCGCTCTACGCATGGGTGCAGCAGCCCGCGGAGCCGATCACGCCGGCGCCGAGCGTTCACGACACGCTGCGCTCGATCGAGGCCAGCACCGCGCAGTGGGCGACGCTGGACGACGTGCGTACGCCCGATTCGGCGCCGGCGACGGCCGCCGCAGCGACCATGTCCGGCGCGGTTGCAGCGGCAGCGAGCGTCGCGGCGTCGGCATCGACGGCCGCACCCGCCGGGATCGTTGCGGGCGCGCATCAGGCCGCGCCCCGCGACGCACGCCTTCCGGACATGCACGAAACCGCGTCGGCATACGACGACGCACCGATCGTGCTGGATGCATTCATGCCGGCCGAGCCGAGCGTGCGAGCGCCCGTCGTTGATGCGGGCGCGCCGGCGTTCGGCGAGACCGTGCGGCAGGTCATGCCGGATCCCGGCGTCGAGACCGATGCACCGACGCGTCACGCGCACGGCGAGCATCGGGATGACACCGATGCTCCCGCCGCGCCGGTATTCGACTCCCCGATCGACTTTGCACCGTGGGAAGACATCGTCAGCCCGCCGGTTTCCGAATTCGGCGCAGCAGATGAAAGCCAGCTCGCTGCGCCGCTGTCCGACGCGGATGCGTCGGCGGCGACGGGCAAAGCTGCCGATACGCATCCGGCCGCCATCACGCCGAGCGCAAACGCCATGGGCAGCACCGCCGATCCGAGGGATGCGGCAACGGCCGCAGGGACGGTTCGTCAGGCCGAGTCGCGATCCACGCCGTCGGCCGGTACCGCCATATCCGTCGATACGAAACAAGACACGCTCGCGACTCAGGACGTCGTGAAACCTGTCCAGCAGGTCGCGCCGACCGCTCCCCTCCCCGCTTCGTCGAACGCCGCAGCACCGACGTGGCCGGTTGCCGATGCAACGCCCGTCGCGGCAGCGACGCCGATGGCTGCAGGCACGTCGAACACCGCACCGGCCGACGCCGCGACGGGAACGGCCTGGCATGCGGCTACAACGCACGCTGGAGACACAGCGCCGTCGCCGGCAGGTGCGCAACGCGCCGTGCCGCCAACACCGGCCGCGTCGACCTCCACGATCGCGGAACCTGCGTCCGTCAATGTCACGGCGTCCGCGTCGTGGTCGAAACCATTGTCCGCTGAACACTCCTCTGCTGCGCAGATGATTCGGGCAACCGATGCGTCGTCGCGCGTCGGCACCGCGCCGGGCTCTGCTGCACCGGCACCGGCGAACACGTCGAACAGCACACCTGCCGCTGCAACGGCGTCGGTCCCCGGCATGACGAGCACGGCCTCCTGGTCGCCGTCGCAACCGCCCGCATCGGCGGCGCCCGTTGCATCGGCTGAGCCGCTGCCGCCGGCGGGCGCCACGGGGTCCGCATACGGCTCCAGCGGTCACGTGCCGGCTGCGGCGTCATCGGCGCTCGGTACCGCGGGTCCGGCATCGGCCGCGGTCACGCCGACGCCCGCAGCGATGACACCCGCCCAGATGCCTTCGAACGGTGCCGCCGCCCTGTCCACCATGCAGCCGTCGGCACCCGCGGCGTCTGCCCCGAAGGTTACGAGCGGAGCCCCCGGCGCGACCGCAACACAACCTTCTGCGGCCGCGCCAGGCATGGCGGCGACGGCGTCTGCCCTGACGCCTGCAATGAATGCTTCCGGTCCGGCCACGTCGCAAGCGTCCGCGACCGCGCCGACCACGGCGGCCGCGACGGTCCCCGCCTCGACCGGCACGTCCTTCAGCGCAACCGCATCGCAACCGGCGCAAAGCACGCAGGGGTCGCCTGCCGTCGCATCTATCGCCCCGCCGGGCAGCGCATTTGCCGCAACGTCGATCGCACCGGCGACGCCTTCGGCAGCACCGACGAACCGCACACTCGACGCTTCGTCGATCGGTACGCCAGCTACGCCGACCGGAGCAGCGCAGGCCGCACGCGGCGCCGCGCCTGTCACCGCTGCGGTGGTCCCGGCGCCGTCTTCCGGCGTACTGCCCCCGTCGAGCACGATCGGTGCCGCTGCGCCCGCCACGTTCGGCGGCGTGTCTGCAACGACGGGTGGCGCGCCAGCCTCCTTCGCCGCGACCACCACCGCGACGGCATCGGCCGCATCCCCGACTTCCGCGGCCGCGTCGGTCTCGGCAATGCCAACCGTCTCGGCACCCGGCGGACCCATCAACACGGCGACACCGGCGCAACCGGTTGCGTCCGCACCGGCGCCGCAGACCCAGTCGTTCACGCCACCGCCCGCTCCCTCTGCCGTACCGGCGAGCGGGCCCATGCCGGGCGCCGGTGCGACGCCCGCGGCAGCCGGCATTGCCATCCCGGCCGTCACGACCGCACCACCTCCGGGCACCACACTTTCCGAGGTCGCCGCGCCGCCGGCACCCGCGGAATCGAGCGCCCCGGCCCTGGACGCGTCGGCCGCACCCGCGCGCCAGCCGCGCCCGAACGCATTCGAATTCCACGCACCTGCGTCGTTCAACGTCGAACTGCCGACGCTCGACCTGCTCGAGCCCGCCTCCGACGACGTCGAAACGATCACCGAGGAACACCTCGCGCAGACTGCCCAGGTCATCGAGCAGCGCCTGCAGGAGTTCAAGGTGCCGGTGACCGTGGTCGGCGCATCGGCGGGCCCGGTAATCACGCGCTTCGAGATCGAACCCGCGCTCGGCGTGCGCGGCAGCCAGATCGTCGGCCTGATGAAGGACCTGTCGCGCGGCCTCGGTCTCACGTCGATCCGCGTCGTTGAGACGATTCCCGGCAAGACCTGCATGGGCCTCGAGCTGCCGAACGCGAAACGCCAGATGATCCGGCTGTCGGAAATCCTCGAATCGCGCCAGTACCAGCATTCGGCGTCGCAGCTGACGATCGCGATGGGCAAGGACATCACGGGCCACCCGGTCGTCACCGATCTCGCGAAGGCGCCGCACATGCTGGTCGCCGGCACGACGGGTTCGGGCAAGTCGGTCGCGATCAACGCGATGATCCTGTCGCTGCTGTACAAGGCGACACCCGAGGACGTGCGGCTCATCATGATCGATCCGAAGATGCTCGAATTGTCGGTCTACGAAGGCATCCCGCACCTGCTGGCGCCGGTCGTCACCGACATGAAGCTCGCGGCGAACGCGCTGAACTGGTGCGTCGGCGAAATGGAGAAACGCTACCGCCTGATGTCGGCCGTCGGCGTGCGCAACCTCGCGGGCTTCAACCAGAAGATCCGCGACGCGGAGGCGAAGGAAAAGAAGATCGGCAACCCGTTCTCGCTGACGCCCGACGATCCCGAGCCGCTGTCGAAATTGCCGCTGATCGTCGTCGTGATCGACGAGCTGGCCGACCTGATGATGGTCGCCGGCAAGAAGATCGAGGAGCTGATCGCCCGCCTCGCGCAGAAGGCGCGCGCGGCCGGCATCCACCTGATCCTCGCGACGCAGCGCCCGTCCGTCGACGTGATCACGGGCCTCATCAAGGCGAACATCCCGACGCGCGTCGCGTTCCAGGTGTCGTCGAAGATCGACTCGCGCACGATCCTCGACCAGATGGGCGCCGAATCGCTGCTCGGCCAGGGCGACATGCTGTTCCTGCCGCCGGGCACGGGCTATCCGCAGCGCGTGCACGGCGCGTTCGTCGCGGACGAGGAAGTGCACCGGATCGTCGAATACCTGAAGCAGTTCGGCGAGCCGCAGTACGAGGAAGGGATTCTCGACGGCCCGACGGCCGACGGCGCGACACAGGACCTGTTTGGCGACGCGCCGGATGCGGAAGCCGATCCGCTGTACGACGAAGCGGTCGCGTTCGTCGTG
The sequence above is a segment of the Burkholderia diffusa genome. Coding sequences within it:
- a CDS encoding META domain-containing protein, producing the protein MSHLSAAARARTGLLRPLRAPLCALTLATLLAACAMPTHPDSAAPAPDPYNPAAVQLLDDTSWELTSWVNADGTPRTIPHGDNGEPIKLALSTDSGVRRASGFSGCNRYMGTYALKNGLLSFGPLAGTRMACPNTLGGQLEHAYLDALAHIQKTGVQMREPQQLQIVTEAGATLTFTRRSS